The Streptomyces laurentii region ATCCCCCGGTTCTGCCGCAGCAGCACGTGCTCGGGGTCCTCGGAGCCGGGCAGGCCGACCTGCTCCTGCACGACCTCGGACGCGAGGACGAAGTGGCCGGTGAGCAGCGCGGCGTCGTCGTGGCCGCGCAGGTAGTCCTGGCGCTCGAAGTGGGCGCGCACGGTGTCGCCGAGGGGCTGCTCGACGGGGTGCGGCCATTCCTCGACGACGATCGACGGCTCGATCGCGCCGGCGGCGACGGCCGGGTTCTTGCGGAGGGTGATCCAGCCGAAGCCGATGCCCTTGGTCTTGCGGGCCTCGAACTCGTCGAGCCAGCGCCCGTACGCCCGGCGGTACTCGGCCGGGTCGCCCTGGTGGTCGCCGCTGTCGCGCAGCCACAGCTCGGTGTACTGGGTGACGTCCTGGACCTCGCGCTGCACGATCCAGGCGTCGCAGCCGGCCGGCACCCAGGAACGCAGCCGGTCCTGCCACTCCTCGCCCTCGACGTGCTGCCAGTTGGCGAGGAACTGGGCGTAGCCGCCGTCGTTGAGCCGCTCGCCGGCCTGCCGCACGAGCGTGCGGCACAGGTCGTCGCCGCCCATGCCGCCGTCGCGGTAGGTGAGCCCGGCACCGGGGGAGATCACGAACGGCGGGTTGGAGACGATCAGGTCGTACGTGTCGCCGTCGACCGGCTCGAACAGCGAGCCCTGGCGCAGGTCGGCCTCGCCGGCCCCGGACAGGGCGAGGGTGAGCCGGGTGAAGTCGAGGGCGCGCGGGTTGAGGTCGGTGGCGGTGACCTGGGTGGCGTGCCGGGAGGCGTGCAGCGCCTGGATGCCGGAGCCGGTGCCCAGGTCGAGGGCGGTGGCCACGGGGGTGCGGACGGTGATGCCGGCGAGGGTGGTGGAGGCGCCGCCGACACCGAGGACGACGGCCTCGCCCGCCACGTCACGGCCCTGCTTGCCGATGCCGCCCGCGCCGCCGACGGCGCAGCCGAGGTCGGAGACGATGAACCAGTCCTCGCCGTCGGGGCCGCCGTACGGACGGACGTCGACCGTGGCGAGCACGGCGTCGTCCTCCCGTACCACCCAGCCGTCGGCGAGCGCGTCCTCAAGGGGCAGCGCGGCCGCGGCCCGGTCGTGCTCCACGGGCTGCTGGAGCAGGAACAGCCGGACGAGGGTGTCCAGCGCGGAGTCGCCGCGGGTGGCACGGAGGGCGGGCACGGTCTCGCTGCGGGCGAGGGCCGCGTACGCCTGGGCGCCGAGCCGGTCGAGCAGACCGTCGGCGGTGAAGTCGGCGGCGAGCAGGGCCTCGCGCAGTCGGGCGGCGTGCGCGGGCACCGGGAGGCTGGGGGTGGTGCTGGTCGTACTCACGTGCCCCATTGTGACGGCCACCACCGGCAACCGCCGCCACCGCCACCGCGCACGCGGCGCGGGACCCGTAGGGGAACCCCGTCACCCTCACGCCGCGGCAGGGCCGGTCCGGCGCGACACGCCGTACCGGCCCTGCCCTGCGACCGCGAGCCCTGAGCTGTCCCGTACGGGAATCTCCAGGGGCGCACGCCCGCGCGCCGCCCCGCGCGCAGCCGTCGTTCAGCCGGCTGCTCAGCCCTCGGAGCCGCCCTGGGGGGACGGCGGCACGGACGCCTTCGGCGTCTGGCAGCCCGGCTGCTTGGCCATGGCCTGGCCCAGCTCGCCGGACTGGAGCTTGGCGATGGCGGCCTGGTCCATGTTCTGGATCTTCGCCAGGTTGTCGGAGACGGTCTTGAGCCCGTCGGCGAACTTCTGCTGGTCCGCCGTGTCGAGCGCGTCGACCTGCTTCTTCAGGTCGTCGTAGGCCGCGGCCGTGGCGTTGAGCTGCTTGACGGCGTCCTGCTTGATCTTCTCGCCGTTGTCGACCGGCGGCGTCCCGGCGCTCTCTACCGCCTTGGCCAGCGCGCGGTCGGCGGCG contains the following coding sequences:
- a CDS encoding rRNA/tRNA methyltransferase (S-adenosylmethionine binding site [chemical binding];~S-adenosylmethionine-dependent methyltransferases (SAM or AdoMet-MTase), class I; AdoMet-MTases are enzymes that use S-adenosyl-L-methionine (SAM or AdoMet) as a substrate for methyltransfer, creating the product S-adenosyl-L-homocysteine (AdoHcy); cd02440;~identified by MetaGeneAnnotator; putative;~rRNA or tRNA methyltransferase [Streptomyces albus J1074]), whose product is MGHVSTTSTTPSLPVPAHAARLREALLAADFTADGLLDRLGAQAYAALARSETVPALRATRGDSALDTLVRLFLLQQPVEHDRAAAALPLEDALADGWVVREDDAVLATVDVRPYGGPDGEDWFIVSDLGCAVGGAGGIGKQGRDVAGEAVVLGVGGASTTLAGITVRTPVATALDLGTGSGIQALHASRHATQVTATDLNPRALDFTRLTLALSGAGEADLRQGSLFEPVDGDTYDLIVSNPPFVISPGAGLTYRDGGMGGDDLCRTLVRQAGERLNDGGYAQFLANWQHVEGEEWQDRLRSWVPAGCDAWIVQREVQDVTQYTELWLRDSGDHQGDPAEYRRAYGRWLDEFEARKTKGIGFGWITLRKNPAVAAGAIEPSIVVEEWPHPVEQPLGDTVRAHFERQDYLRGHDDAALLTGHFVLASEVVQEQVGLPGSEDPEHVLLRQNRGMRRATRVDHVAAGFAGVCDGTLSAGRILDAIAQLTGEDPVVLRDRTPQAIRLLVEEGFLLPAADGGAA
- a CDS encoding hypothetical protein (identified by MetaGeneAnnotator; putative;~sequence version:1), which produces MNKKLAAALSGGAVLMLVLSGCGGDDGNKVDDWAKTFCDSAKPQIQKRANANQLIISTAADSKPATIQAADSKAFADIAAADRALAKAVESAGTPPVDNGEKIKQDAVKQLNATAAAYDDLKKQVDALDTADQQKFADGLKTVSDNLAKIQNMDQAAIAKLQSGELGQAMAKQPGCQTPKASVPPSPQGGSEG